One Cucumis melo cultivar AY chromosome 8, USDA_Cmelo_AY_1.0, whole genome shotgun sequence genomic window, gggtaaataaagaagagaaacacattaattttttttccattaagcttaaatgtgtactcacattgaagaAGTTGCTTATTGTggttttcattggatgttgcatgtcATCGATCTTCAAGAAAATTGTATTTATCTCTTGGACTCTCTTTggagtaaagtcaatgaagacaaTCATGAGTCATAAATGTGTAAGTATATTCACTCTATTACTTCTTATCTCACTTTATTGTCttataatgtttcaaaatatttagagggttgaagacatggcaagcTAAACATGATTTACAACTCTATCGGTCAACTCCAAAATGGAAACatgtaaaggtaatttgcattgACACATAATTATTTTCGATGGTACATAAGAATAATTTGTATCcaatttatatacatgcagtgccctcgtcaattggattctgtagggtgtgggtactatgttgcaaaagtacatacaagagatagtgcataattctagtattcatattactagccttgtaagtttctactttcaGTTTTTATATATTACAATTTACGATCTAAACTCAttctttccatatctttctctctgtgtgtagttcaatacaaaaaatgcatataggcaaAAGGAGATTGACGAGATTCTAACAAAATGGGCAAGCTTTGTTGGCTGATTTATGTAAGCttttacatgttttttttttttttacgtcgagTTAAGTTAGTATTTGACTTTAGTTTGTGAAGGAACTAGTTGTTATATATACTTAGTTTTGGGTTCTTCCGCTTGAACTTTTGaattaagtttttgtagggacggGAGGTCATATAGTTTTTGGAAGGGCGGACGGTCCcatactaattgttgtttgttatatAGTTTGCAcatatactttagttagtggaTGAACTTGCTGTTGTACATATACATTAGTTATTAATCATGATCTTACATATTATCTTTAGATTTTGAGTTTTTACTTAGAGTGCTTGGATATAGTGTGTTTATTcaaatatgtgattatatataggtgtttgatgattgtatttgttgtagtattCTATGGAAGTGTAGAAAAGTGTGCTagtattttaggtgttggatgatcatatttgttgtagtactatatggaactgtggaaaagtgtgctggtattttaggtgttggatcATGTGCATTGAAAGTGTTTGTTATTGGTTTGCCATAGAGGACAATATACGTTGTTTGATATGAGATTATATATAGGTGGATATATTTGGcagatttggagtagttggtcatatggtgttgattatatgtaagtgtttggatgatgtgtatttgttgtagttctatatggaagtatGGAAAAGGGTATGTTGGAATTATAGGTGTTGGACcttgtgtgcattgcaggtgaaaTAGAAATATAAGGTTTCCCACTAACTAACAGGCATTCTATAGCTAGAGTGCAAGcaattgtttttatatttttcataatatacGATGAGGAACATTTTCAGACGTATTTCGAGACAAATAATGTCGATTTCGTTGTCATAAAAATTTGACAATAATGAAACaatttgataaaaataaatttgaaaacacGGACCCAGAAACAAGGCATTGATGtcatttttaaactgacattaaagaggcctttaatgtcggttttaaattgACATTAAAGGCATCCTTAATATTGGTTTAAAAATGACATGAAAGGcatctttaatgttggtttaaaaatgacattaaagacatctttaatgttggttcAAGAAGACATcaaagacatatttaatgtcggttttaaaccgacatcaaaggccaaccgacattaaaggtcttcaataacactatcaaagatgttggtttataaccgatattgaaggcctttaatggcttataactgacattaaagagggctttaatgttgtttttaaaTCGATATTAAAAACATTTAATAACACTAGCAAAAATGATGGTTGATGCTTTACCTCCATTAAAGGCCACATTTCATCTAGTGATACTTTACAATAGTATACCAATCCTATTTATGGAATTACGAGGATCCATAGCTTCACATAACAattaattttctatttaattcATCAACATATCTAATTTAAACAATCTTGCAAACTATTCATCAATTAATATATTACTTTCACATGTCTTAATTTTTATGTGTAACCTATTTcaattaaacatgctttaactTTTTCATCAATTACTTCAAGACTCTAAACCTTGGTGAAGTCTGAATAGTAATACAACAATGATGATGGTTGATCTCACCTCCAAACTAAAGTATGAAAAGTTCATCGTATCTTCTCATAATCCGTTTCTACTATAGAGAAACTAGCATACATCTTCATCAAGATTTTGTCACCAGTCAATTCAATCCGTCtatttcataaatttaaatGTGTTACACAAGTCTATCATCTTGAATTTAAAGGAGGGTATTACCATATATGTTCTATAGGTTTCTTAATTAGAAATATCTCAGGCTTTTTCCTAATGTATAATTTCCTTTCTTTGGAATCTCCTTTGTGTATACTTACACATTTGTATTCCTCATTGGAAGTAAAATAGTTATTCCAATAACTCAAAAAATATACCAAAGTTCACAACTAACATGCACTCTTTGTTACTCAAATTGTAATTAAAATCGATGGTTACAATAATTAGCATATCAAACCAACTACAtaaacataatttaatttttaattttaacatATAAATGAGATAAGTTTCAACTCACGAAATTATTTGTGATGCAATtttcatgaagagagagagagagagagagagggagagagagagagagagagtatcCAACCCATTATTGAAAATTTCAATTCCCAACATTGAGAATTTGACTACCAAATGTAAAGAGAGAATGTTGTAATGTCAACTAATAATTGAGGATATTATATGTATTTGACTTTTTTTGTCAACAACGTTTTATTGTATATACAACAAGCGACGTTGTATTAGTCAACTTTGACATTTTGTTTAATTGgttcaaatttattatttgaaaatttctGTTACCGTCCACGTGGCTTATagaatattttattttcctATATACTGACACCATTTTTAACATGCAAATGGACTTTTACACTTCAATTTATAAAAAAGAGTATATGTTTTTCAACATTTTACAAAGCACATGGAATCACATTTTAGACTTtatgtttggaaaaaaaatcattttatttaaactatttaaaaaaaacatttaaaatacacttcaaaatatattttaattttttttccaaacacTATTAATTTTTTAccaaaataacttattttttaaatattaaacacTTAAGAATTatttatgtaacgccccaatgatcttgtatccattttttcttagtatttttttttttttatttttattttattttatttatttatttataattaaataatggaatttatatcattaagatttggatttttctttttaaagtattaagtaaactccaaatgaaattatcttggtatttaagatttttatacgtatttaaaagttgagggaaaggagggatttgttgagaaattgggtgaaattttagagagagaagggtgaaatttggaatttattaaagaagagaaaaagaggggaatttattttataaaaggaaaaggaaaggaaaagaaaaggaaaagaaaaggaaaagaaaaaaaaaggaaaaagaaaaagagaaagaagaagaagaagccgagaaaccctagccgcgccgccgccgccgccgcgagccgccgccgccgccgccgtcgcgaaaccctagccgcctacccacgccacacgcacagccgcgccagaattcgtccaagcttcctcgcacgccgaagccgagtcgaagccgtcCATTCACGCGTCTGCAAGACGACTGGAAGCCGAAGCCACccctcgcgccgcttcgatccgaggcagatcagccgaaactcgtcgccgagatccatctccacgtcgaagccgcgtcgccagccgaacgcgtctgcaaatcggagccgcgaacgcgcctacacccgagccgcaccgaagccgcgaacgcgcctgcctccagccgacgGGCGAAACCGAACCCGGAACCACCACCCGCGCgtccgaacccggaaccgcccgcgcgcccgaaaccgaaacccgcgtccgcgccacacgtgcccagctctccccgcgtgcagccgcgccgcgccgtgcgttccgcgtagccgagccgcgccccctccctgtagcaagccgagccgcacgcgaagtccctgtaccgagccgagccgcgcctacgccaagccgagccggtcctgtcttcttccagtcgagccgccaagcctgttttggctccttccacctaaatttttggtaatttccaaattccctagcctgcccagtaattaaatgagttaatttggaaatttaattaatttaattactttcctcaagaagcaaattggaccaaatagctgctgcagcttaggacttcctcagtaggaactcatctagcaacatctcgaggtaagagacttctactactagccccatgtgagaatttgatgttgcatgttccttcagcgacatacgatgatggttgggcttacgatgtatgataatattttatcatgatctgacgaatgacatggccatactttggcataatattatagtaatgagaaccctcgaaccatatgtgactgtatgataagactgatggacttatgatgtatgtgactgtatgataagactgatggacttatgatgtatgtgactgtatggtaagactgatggacttatgatgtatgtgactgtatgatggGACTGATGGAcctatgatgtatgtgactgtatgataagactgatggacttatgatgtatgtgactgtatgataagactgatggacttatgacgtaggtgactgtataatgaggactattagtgactgtttgatgatagctgtagtgggggatgagatggtggttatttcctgatgataatttgatgacgtatgcatatgtatgttgggattggggtatctgttaacttctcctacctgagtcgtacctgcatgggtgtccttcgggatcaccacctatttaggactgttaggctcgacggggcgccagtccagcatgactatagatatgactcgagcgactcgacggggtcctcgcatcccgacggtcctaagtgtcccctggacaccgaagaccagagttatgtccctacggggcgcacgttgcacgtgttcgggagcgtgccagagattgggtactagtttcaggactcgataggaatgttaacaggcacctagtgggactagtagtgggtcccttactgagtatttttatactcattctcttcattttatgttttcaggtagaggacgaggtaagggcaaaggcaagctggcgagcgacgtgaagtgaccgtggcgagccataggggttttcctgcttccgcacatgttttactttacagttaaattcatgtttcggctttctgcatatttactttggttatttttgtagatagggcccgcttagggatttaaacttaactcgtatttctacatgttactttaactatctttcataaataaatttgctagatttctttgcatttatttacaccagattttatgacttaaacactgatcctagatttagtaaccacttcgattcagcataaagagtcgggtcgttacagttggtatcagagcgcagtgttttaggtcctgtagactgacttatgatgtaagtcattttgttttgatttttacctcaccctatggctatacggtccttcgtcactcgccaggtatgcctaaagctttacaaatattaagatTATAATGTTGCCTGATTAGATTAGACTTAGAGAGAGAATATTGAGCTCTAGTGGTGAAaaatttgttggtgaattttaggaagaatgccgccacgtagaggtgcacgccgaggaggtggcaggggaggcagaggagccggtcgtggccaaccggcggagcaacctgccgcgccgccagtcaaccccgacgtaccagtcaaccctaatgcaccggtcactcaggcggatctcgccgcaatggagcagcgttaccaggccatgctgcaagctgctctagcgccgttcctcgctgctcagcagaaccaggccgcccctgttcaggaccagcctgtagtccctccagcccctgttcaggaccagcccgtcatccctccagccccggtggaagctcagccggtgccagtacaactgtcagctgaggccaagcacttgagggattttaggaagtacaacccgaagactttcgacggatccttggacaacccctttagagcccagctgtggttgacatccatagagacgatcttcaggtacatgaagtgcccagaagaccagaaggtgcagtgtgcagctttctgtttggaggatagggggactgcctggtgggagactgctgagagggcgctgggaggagatgccagcaagatcacatgggagcaattcagggagagcttttatgctaagttcttctctgccaacgtgaagcacgccaagctccaagaattcctaaacttggagcaaggcaaactgagcgtggaacagtatgatgccgagttcgacctgttgtcccgttttgcccctgatgtggtaagggatgaggccgccaggactgagagatttgttaatggcctcaggttagacctccagggttttgtacgagctcttcgaccaaccactcatgcggatgctctacgcatagcactggatctgagcctgcatgagagagctggtcaatctaaggttgtcggcacagggtcagcctcgggacagaagaggaaggcggaGGCGCAGCCCGACGTAATACCACAGCGGACtccgaggtcaggaggtgtcttccagagacaccgtcgggagctggcagcagctgggagaactttgagagagctacccacttgtactacctgtgggaaggtccatggaggacaatgtttagctgggagtggagtctgcttcaggtgcaggcagccggggcacaccgctgatgcgtgtcctcggaaacccttagaGACGGCGCCACGTCAGCCTTCTGCTCCCCAGCAAGGGAGAGTCTTTGCCACgaaccggcaggaggccgagcgagctagtacggtggtgacaggtacgctcccaatcttggggcattatgctttggtactatttgactcggggtcatcgcattcatttatatcctctatttttgtcaagcatgcgggtttagaagtagaaccgttgggtagtgccttgtctgtctctactccttctggagaggtccttttgtctaaggaaaaaataagggCATGTTGGGTAGAAATAGCAAACCATACCTTGAATGTAACTTTACTGGTGCTAGATATGCAAGATTTCGATgtaattttaggcatggattggttgtcaactaaccatgcaaccatagactgttttaataaggaagtagtctttaaccctccttccggggataagtttaagtttagaggagcaggcatggtaggtatacccaaggtcatctcagcaatgaaggcgagtaagctacttagccagggtacttggggtatcttggcaagcgtagtagatgtggcagaaccagaagtttccctatcttccgaaccagtagtaagggagtaccctgacgttttccccgacgaactcccaggacttccgcctcccagggaggtagacttcgccattgagttagagcccggcaccgcccctatctctagagctccttacagaatggccccagccgaGTTAAAGGAGTTGAAAGTCCAGTTACAGGAGCTGTTGGACAAGGGTTTTATCCGGCCCAGTgtat contains:
- the LOC127150571 gene encoding uncharacterized protein LOC127150571, encoding MPPRRGARRGGGRGGRGAGRGQPAEQPAAPPVNPDVPVNPNAPVTQADLAAMEQRYQAMLQAALAPFLAAQQNQAAPVQDQPVVPPAPVQDQPVIPPAPVEAQPVPVQLSAEAKHLRDFRKYNPKTFDGSLDNPFRAQLWLTSIETIFRYMKCPEDQKVQCAAFCLEDRGTAWWETAERALGGDASKITWEQFRESFYAKFFSANVKHAKLQEFLNLEQGKLSVEQYDAEFDLLSRFAPDVVRDEAARTERFVNGLRLDLQGFVRALRPTTHADALRIALDLSLHERAGQSKVVGTGSASGQKRKAEAQPDVIPQRTPRSGGVFQRHRRELAAAGRTLRELPTCTTCGKVHGGQCLAGSGVCFRCRQPGHTADACPRKPLETAPRQPSAPQQGRVFATNRQEAERASTVVTGRGRGKGKGKLASDVK